Proteins found in one Eupeodes corollae unplaced genomic scaffold, idEupCoro1.1 scaffold_627, whole genome shotgun sequence genomic segment:
- the LOC129953464 gene encoding uncharacterized protein LOC129953464 — MVIGDLNARIGNMQTATTVLQETNLTNIYNNRTFKDTVYNQNGTKLLDILQNYDLCILNGCTEGDREGHYTFIGGQGKSVIDYCAVNNDWVDLITKFEVQTKTYSDHLPIVIEWTNNAIRNEKTLNLLPRMNWKIQKINIYHEAIDNFFSNTVLNTESVEEYSSQVISCIRSSSSIKMTTGEKFYKQKWFDSECSKFRKKSFALLHAWRETDSEVLKKWYAEANTSYKNMCRVKKINWENNKAIQLANIKNSKEFWKATKEINGSKFKIGTGVSAAHLSLYFQTLLRDQRNITFLTAEPLIVDDILDCEISLVEIENVLKKSKNGKAPGEDGALDKAENYRGISFMNTIGKLFCGILVARLEKWIDENNTMTELQAGFRKNYSTIDHIFSLTAIVKGFQARNKKVYALFVDFKAAFDLIHRNALLYKLSQIGLSTKFIQIIKKMYCGTNAAVWDGNNISDWFETDSGVKQGCPLSALLFALFINDVVTELPGGIRIAGTIVNVLLYADDLVILSENPQNLQLMINRLVSFCEKWGLIINTDKSKVMVFSRNNRGNPTQNYNWFLGTNRLDVVREYTYLGVKLNTTLDFKTHFEEKTKTCQKLINSTWKNVLFNEHVSLSTKYKIFDSVVKSTLCYAAEVWGTDEFEEMEKLQRKTGLPKIFTSTLKTQADYILKVLDFPESRLVWKMLQYEIRNKDWWMEKWRNLGEVYGENTNIIPGDRITIKDRLYRTIQKFEDNQRALLVAEAQQSDSRFLYSKLNYNLEADNYF; from the exons ATGGTAATTGGAGATTTAAACGCAAGGATAGGAAACATGCAGACGGCAACTACTGTCTTACAAGAAACAAACCTTACCAACATTTATAACAACCGCACATTCAAAGATACCGTCTACAATCAAAATGGAACAAAACTTCTTGATATTCTTCAAAACTATGATTTATGTATTCTAAATGGTTGTACCGAAGGGGATCGAGAAGGTCATTATACTTTCATTGGAGGTCAAGGCAAATCTGTGATAGACTATTGTGCAGTAAATAACGACTGGGTAGATCTTATAACCAAGTTTGaagttcaaacaaaaacttattccGATCATTTACCTATAGTTATTGAATGGACTAATAATGCTATAAGAAACGAAAAAACTCTTAATTTGCTCCCAAGAATGAactggaaaatacaaaaaataaatatataccatGAAGCTAtagacaactttttttcaaatacggTGTTGAACACAGAGTCGGTAGAAGAATACTCTTCGCAAGTAATATCATGCATTAGGAGTTCTTCTTCAATTAAAATGACAACTGGAGAAAAATTTTACAAGCAAAAGTGGTTTGACTCCGAATGCTCGAAGTTCCGTAAGAAATCCTTTGCTCTATTACACGCATGGAGAGAAACAGATTCCGAAGTTTTAAAGAAATGGTATGCTGAAGCCAACAcctcttataaaaatatgtgtcGTGTGAAGAAAATCAACTGGGAAAACAACAAAGCTATTCAActtgcaaatattaaaaactcaaaagaatTCTGGAAAGCAACAAAAGAGATAAAtggttctaaatttaaaataggtaCAGGCGTTTCTGCAGCACACCTATCACTGTACTTTCAAACTCTACTTCGTGATCAAAGAAACATAACCTTTTTAACTGCCGAACCTCTTATCGTCGATGATATTCTGGATTGTGAAATCTCTTTGGtggaaattgaaaatgtcttaaaaaaatcaaaaaatggaaaGGCACCGGGAGAAGATG gcgcTTTAGATAAAGCCGAAAACTACCGTGGCATATCGTTTATGAACACCATTGGCAAACTCTTTTGTGGAATTCTAGTCGCTAGACTTGAAAAATGGATTGATGAAAACAACACCATGACCGAACTACAGGCAGGATTCAGAAAAAACTACTCGACTATCGACCACATTTTTAGTCTAACTGCAATAGTGAAAGGTTTTCAAGCGAGAAACAAAAAGGTGTACgcactttttgtagattttaaggcGGCTTTCGATCTCATTCATAGAAACGCGCTTTTGTACAAGTTATCGCAAATCGGACTTTCTACCAAATTCATTCAGatcatcaaaaaaatgtattgtggaACTAATGCTGCTGTTTGGGATGGAAACAATATATCGGATTGGTTTGAAACAGATAGTGGTGTGAAGCAGGGATGCCCACTTAGTGCATtgttatttgcactttttataaaCGATGTTGTGACTGAACTACCTGGTGGAATCAGAATTGCAGGCACCATAGTAAATGTTCTTTTGTACGCCGATGATTTGGTAATTTTATCTGAAAATCCGCAAAATCTACAATTGATGATAAACCGCCTTGTTTCATTCTGTGAGAAGTGGGGACTTATCATTAACACAGATAAATCGAAGGTAATGgttttctcaagaaataatCGGGGTAACCCAACACAAAACTATAATTGGTTCTTGGGAACTAACCGTCTTGATGTTGTGAGAGAATATACTTATTTGGGAGTAAAGCTTAATACAACACTTGATTTCAAAacacattttgaagaaaaaactaaaacttgccAGAAACTTATAAACTCTActtggaaaaatgttttgttcaatgaacaCGTTAGTCTGTCAACAAAGTACAAAATCTTTGATTCAGTCGTTAAATCGACATTGTGTTACGCTGCAGAAGTATGGGGAACTGATGAATTTGAAGAAATGGAAAAGCTGCAAAGAa AAACAGGTTTACCCAAAATTTTTACTAGTACTCTTAAAACACAAGCCGACTATATTCTAAAAGTACTCGACTTCCCCGAATCACGACTCGTATGGAAAATGCTACAGTATGAAATCCGAAATAAAGATTGGTGGATGGAGAAATGGCGAAATCTTGGCGAAGTCTATGGAGAAAATACCAACATAATTCCCGGCGATAGAATAACAATAAAAGATCGGTTGTATCGTACAAtacaaaagtttgaagataatcaGAGAGCGTTGCTTGTAGCGGAAGCCCAGCAGTCGGATAGCAGATTCTTGTACTCAAAACTCAACTATAATCTAGAAGCTGATAACTATTTTT